Proteins from a single region of Dama dama isolate Ldn47 chromosome 14, ASM3311817v1, whole genome shotgun sequence:
- the PGD gene encoding 6-phosphogluconate dehydrogenase, decarboxylating → MAQADIALIGLAVMGQNLILNMNDHGFVVCAFNRTVSKVDDFLANEAKGTKVLGAHSLEEMVSKLKKPRRIILLVKAGQAVDDFIEKLVPLLDVGDIIIDGGNSEYRDTMRRCRDLKEKGILFVGSGVSGGEDGARYGPSLMPGGNKEAWPHIKAIFQGIAAKVGTGEPCCDWVGDEGAGHFVKMVHNGIEYGDMQLICEAYHLMKDVLGMGHQEMAKAFEEWNKTELDSFLIEITASILKFQDADGKHLLPKIRDSAGQKGTGKWTAISALEYGVPVTLIGEAVFARCLSSLKDERIQASKKLKGPQNIPFEGDKKSFLEDIRKALYASKIISYAQGFMLLRQAATEFGWTLNYGGIALMWRGGCIIRSVFLGKIKDAFDRNPGLQNLLLDDFFKSAMENCQDSWRRAISTGVQTGIPMPCFTTALSFYDGYRHEMLPANLIQAQRDYFGAHTYELLAKPGQFVHTNWTGHGGSVSSSSYNA, encoded by the exons ATGGCCCA AGCTGACATTGCCCTAATTGGACTGGCTGTCATGGGCCAGAACTTAATTTTGAACATGAATGACCATGGCTTTGTG GTCTGTGCTTTTAATAGGACAGTCTCCAAAGTTGATGACTTCTTGGCCAATGAGGCGAAGGGCACCAAGGTGCTTGGCGCTCACTCCTTGGAGGAAATGGTGTCCAAGCTGAAGAAGCCACGGCGGATCATCCTGCTTGTGAAGGCCGGTCAGGCCGTCGATGATTTCATTGAGAAACTG GTACCTTTGCTAGACGTTGGTGATATCATCATTGATGGAGGAAATTCTGAATACAGGGATACCATG AGACGGTGTCGAGACCTCAAGGAGAAGGGCATCTTGTTTGTGGGGAGCGGAGTTAGCGGTGGAGAGGACGGGGCCCGGTATGGCCCGTCGCTTATGCCCGGAGGGAACAAGGAGGCCTG GCCCCACATCAAGGCCATCTTCCAAGGCATCGCCGCCAAAGTGGGGACGGGAGAACCCTGCTGTGACTGG GTGGGGGACGAGGGTGCAGGACACTTTGTGAAGATGGTGCACAACGGCATAGAGTACGGGGACATGCAGCTCATCTGTGAGGCCTACCACCTGATGAAGGACGTCCTGGGCATGGGGCACCAGGAGATGGCCAAG GCCTTTGAGGAATGGAATAAGACAGAGCTGGACTCATTCCTTATTGAAATCACAGCCAGTATTCTCAAGTTCCAAGATGCTGATGGCAAACACTTGCTGCCAAAGATCAGGGACAGCGCGGGGCAGAAGGGCACCGGGAAGTGGACCGCCATCTCCGCCCTGGAGTACGGCGTGCCTGTCACCCTCATCG GAGAAGCCGTCTTTGCGAGATGCTTGTCATCTCTGAAGGACGAGAGGATCCAAGCCAGCAAAAAGCTGAAGGGGCCTCAGAATATCCCGTTTGAAGGAGATAAGAAATCATTCCTGGAGGACATTCGAAAG GCCCTCTATGCTTCCAAGATCATCTCTTACGCTCAGGGCTTCATGCTGCTAAGACAGGCAGCCACTGAATTTGGCTGGACCCTCAACTATGGCGGTATTGCCCTCATGTGGAGAGGGGGCTGCATCATCAGGAG TGTATTCCTGGGAAAGATAAAAGATGCATTTGATCGAAACCCAGGACTTCAGAATCTATTGCTGGATGACTTCTTTAAGTCAGCTATGGAAAACTGCCAG GACTCCTGGCGGCGGGCCATCAGTACTGGTGTCCAGACAGGCATTCCCATGCCCTGCTTCACCACTGCTCTCTCTTTCTACGACGGGTACAGACACGAGATGCTGCCGGCCAACCTCATCCAG GCTCAGCGGGACTACTTCGGGGCACACACCTACGAACTCTTGGCCAAGCCGGGCCAGTTCGTCCACACCAACTGGACAGGCCACGGGGGCAGCGTGTCCTCATCGTCGTACAATGCCTGA